One window of the Candidatus Wolbachia massiliensis genome contains the following:
- a CDS encoding OmpA family protein encodes MWSRLVMMCCFCFLLTGVSSCPKKEVNTANKMNSVVKQISEKRVFFDYDKSDIAEAGADILLDVMEVLQDNPDAKVTLTGHTDNRGSYEYNVALGARRADAAKKFMVSCAPYLENRIKTASRGETEPLVYVQDDSKNSKYEKEHAKNRRIEFSFSGIKK; translated from the coding sequence ATGTGGAGTAGACTGGTTATGATGTGCTGTTTTTGCTTTCTACTTACCGGTGTAAGTTCTTGCCCAAAGAAAGAAGTAAATACAGCAAATAAAATGAACTCTGTTGTAAAACAGATAAGTGAAAAAAGAGTTTTCTTTGATTACGACAAATCTGATATCGCCGAAGCAGGTGCAGATATATTGCTCGATGTAATGGAAGTGTTGCAAGATAATCCCGATGCGAAAGTTACTTTGACTGGTCATACTGACAATCGTGGTTCTTATGAATACAATGTTGCATTAGGTGCCAGAAGAGCAGACGCAGCTAAGAAGTTTATGGTTAGCTGTGCACCTTACCTAGAAAATAGAATAAAGACTGCTTCTAGAGGTGAAACTGAACCTTTGGTTTATGTACAAGATGACTCTAAGAATTCTAAGTATGAAAAAGAACATGCTAAAAATCGCAGGATAGAATTTTCATTTTCTGGAATAAAGAAGTAG